The Burkholderia lata genome contains a region encoding:
- the guaD gene encoding guanine deaminase, with translation MTQTAFRSQLLTFNGDPAQSSQAANYETDGLLIVDDGKVVAAGPYAQLAATLARDTIVHDLRDKLIVPGFIDTHIHYPQTDMIASPAPGLLPWLDKYTFPTERQFGDPEHAREVADFFVDELLACGTTSALVYCTVHKQSADALFASSDARDLRMIAGKVLMDRNCPEFLRDTAQSGYDDSAELIDRWHGKGRQMYALTPRFAPTSTEAQLEACSELARRHPDVFVQSHVAENVDEVKWVAELFPGHRSYLDIYDRYGLLRPRAVYGHCIHLDDEDRRRMAETRTVVAHCPTSNFFLGSGLFDFDKAGEYDVPVTLATDVGGGTSFSMLQTMNEAHKVARLSGHHLTATRMFWLATAGAAQALDLTDTVGTLAPRTEADFVVLDPQATPLLARRTKRADSLEELLFAFALLGDDRAVYRTYAAGKLVHERGAARRAAA, from the coding sequence ATGACGCAAACCGCTTTTCGTTCCCAGCTGCTGACCTTCAACGGCGACCCGGCGCAATCGAGCCAGGCCGCGAACTACGAGACCGACGGCCTCCTGATCGTCGACGACGGCAAGGTCGTCGCGGCCGGCCCGTACGCGCAGCTCGCCGCGACGCTCGCGCGCGACACGATCGTCCACGACCTGCGCGACAAGCTGATCGTGCCCGGCTTCATCGACACGCACATCCACTATCCGCAGACGGACATGATCGCGTCGCCGGCGCCGGGCCTGCTGCCGTGGCTGGACAAGTACACGTTCCCGACCGAGCGCCAGTTCGGCGATCCCGAGCATGCGCGCGAAGTCGCCGACTTCTTCGTCGACGAACTGCTCGCCTGCGGCACGACGAGCGCGCTCGTCTACTGCACGGTGCACAAGCAGTCGGCCGATGCGCTGTTCGCGTCGAGCGACGCACGCGACCTGCGGATGATCGCGGGCAAGGTGCTGATGGACCGCAACTGCCCCGAATTCCTGCGCGATACCGCGCAATCGGGTTACGACGACAGCGCCGAGCTGATCGACCGCTGGCACGGCAAGGGCCGCCAGATGTACGCGCTCACGCCGCGCTTCGCGCCGACGTCGACCGAAGCGCAGCTCGAGGCGTGCAGCGAGCTCGCGCGCCGCCATCCGGACGTGTTCGTGCAGAGCCACGTCGCGGAAAACGTCGACGAAGTGAAATGGGTGGCCGAGCTGTTCCCCGGCCATCGCAGCTATCTCGACATCTACGACCGCTACGGTCTGCTGCGCCCGCGCGCGGTGTACGGCCACTGCATCCACCTCGACGACGAGGACCGCCGCCGGATGGCCGAGACGCGCACGGTCGTCGCACACTGCCCGACCTCGAACTTCTTCCTCGGCAGCGGGCTGTTCGATTTCGACAAGGCCGGTGAATACGACGTGCCCGTCACGCTCGCGACCGACGTCGGCGGCGGCACGTCGTTCTCGATGCTGCAGACGATGAACGAGGCGCACAAGGTCGCGCGGCTGTCGGGCCACCACCTGACCGCGACGCGGATGTTCTGGCTCGCGACGGCCGGCGCCGCGCAGGCACTCGACCTTACCGATACGGTCGGCACGCTCGCGCCGCGCACCGAGGCCGACTTCGTCGTGCTCGATCCGCAGGCCACGCCGCTGCTCGCGCGCCGCACGAAGCGCGCGGATTCGCTCGAGGAGCTGCTGTTCGCATTCGCACTGCTCGGCGACGACCGCGCGGTGTACCGCACCTATGCGGCCGGCAAACTCGTTCACGAGCGCGGCGCGGCACGCCGCGCGGCCGCGTAA
- a CDS encoding adenosine deaminase, which yields MTPTFKDKIARAPKAELHIHIEGSLEPELIFALAQRNGVKLAYDSIDALRAAYAFTDLQSFLDIYYAGASVLLTEQDFYDMTAAYCERALADNVVHTELFFDPQTHTERGVPIDTVVAGIERALADAEQRGLSSKLILCFLRHLSEEDALATFESALPLFERYRHRLIGVGLDSSELGHPPTKFARVFEKARALGLKLVAHAGEEGPPAYIYEALDVLKVDRIDHGVRSIEDAALVERLAKTRTALTVCPLSNLKLCVFDDMAKHTLKALLDRGVAVTINSDDPAYFGGYVNENYFATAEGLQLTDAEVHAVIRNGFEASFIEPAQRDALYARLDAYWQAA from the coding sequence ATGACCCCGACATTCAAGGACAAGATTGCCCGCGCGCCGAAAGCGGAGCTGCACATCCATATCGAAGGCTCGCTCGAGCCCGAACTGATTTTTGCGCTCGCACAGCGCAACGGCGTGAAGCTCGCGTACGACTCGATCGACGCGCTGCGCGCCGCGTACGCATTCACCGACCTGCAATCGTTCCTCGACATCTATTACGCCGGTGCGAGCGTGCTGCTGACCGAGCAGGATTTCTACGACATGACGGCCGCGTACTGCGAACGCGCACTCGCCGACAACGTCGTCCACACCGAGCTGTTCTTCGATCCGCAGACGCACACCGAACGTGGCGTGCCGATCGACACGGTCGTCGCGGGCATCGAGCGTGCACTCGCCGATGCCGAACAACGCGGGCTGTCGAGCAAGCTGATCCTGTGCTTCCTGCGCCACCTGTCCGAAGAGGACGCGCTCGCGACGTTCGAATCCGCGCTGCCGCTGTTCGAACGCTATCGCCATCGCCTGATCGGCGTGGGCCTCGACTCGTCCGAGCTGGGCCATCCGCCGACGAAGTTCGCCCGCGTGTTCGAGAAGGCACGCGCGCTCGGGCTGAAGCTCGTCGCGCACGCGGGCGAGGAAGGCCCGCCCGCGTACATCTACGAAGCGCTCGACGTGCTGAAGGTCGACCGGATCGACCACGGCGTGCGCAGCATCGAGGACGCGGCACTCGTCGAGCGCCTCGCGAAAACGCGCACGGCGCTCACCGTGTGCCCGCTGTCGAACCTGAAGCTTTGCGTGTTCGACGACATGGCGAAGCACACGCTGAAGGCGCTGCTCGATCGCGGCGTCGCGGTGACGATCAACTCCGACGATCCGGCTTATTTCGGCGGCTACGTCAACGAAAACTACTTCGCGACGGCCGAAGGGCTGCAACTCACGGATGCCGAAGTCCATGCGGTGATCCGCAACGGCTTCGAGGCGTCGTTCATCGAACCGGCGCAGCGCGACGCACTGTACGCGCGCCTCGACGCGTACTGGCAGGCCGCGTGA
- the xdhC gene encoding xanthine dehydrogenase accessory protein XdhC — translation MEAWLGDLQQLLAHGEAAVLVTVAHTDGSAPREAGTKMLVTRDMARHTIGGGHLEWKAIEIARHLLKDGAHVPHARRLERLALGPSLGQCCGGAVVLAFERLDVGDLGWIMSLAKRVAAGAATVRSVSFGPSPGAPLLSEPESEAARADCLLWETGGVSLMTETIAPFAFPVVLFGAGHIGTALVKVLATLPCHVRWIDGPDAVFPPADALAGIGNLAIEAAAAPADAVDAAPPQSYFVVMTHDHALDFVLAERILRRGDYAYFGMTGSHAKRVQFDHRLAAIGFDPAQVARMRCPIGVEGIIDKAPEVIAISVAAQLLQAVEANANASAQASPTY, via the coding sequence ATGGAAGCCTGGCTCGGCGATCTGCAGCAACTGCTCGCGCATGGCGAAGCGGCCGTGCTCGTGACGGTCGCGCACACCGATGGCTCCGCACCGCGCGAAGCCGGCACCAAGATGCTCGTCACGCGCGACATGGCCCGCCATACGATCGGCGGCGGTCATCTGGAATGGAAGGCGATCGAGATCGCGCGGCATCTGCTGAAGGATGGCGCGCACGTGCCGCACGCGCGCCGGCTCGAACGGCTCGCGCTCGGCCCGAGCCTCGGCCAGTGCTGCGGCGGCGCCGTGGTGCTCGCGTTCGAGCGGCTCGACGTCGGCGATCTCGGCTGGATCATGTCGCTCGCGAAGCGTGTCGCGGCCGGCGCCGCGACCGTGCGTAGCGTATCATTCGGCCCCTCGCCGGGCGCGCCGCTGTTGAGCGAGCCCGAATCGGAAGCCGCGCGTGCCGACTGCCTGCTGTGGGAAACCGGCGGCGTGTCGCTGATGACCGAAACGATCGCGCCGTTTGCGTTCCCCGTCGTGCTGTTCGGCGCCGGGCACATCGGCACCGCGCTCGTGAAGGTGCTGGCGACGCTGCCGTGCCACGTGCGCTGGATCGACGGGCCCGATGCGGTGTTCCCGCCGGCCGACGCGCTCGCCGGCATCGGCAACCTCGCGATCGAAGCGGCCGCTGCCCCGGCCGACGCGGTCGACGCCGCACCGCCGCAGTCCTACTTCGTCGTGATGACGCACGACCACGCACTCGATTTCGTGCTGGCCGAGCGCATCCTGCGACGCGGCGACTATGCGTACTTCGGGATGACCGGCTCGCACGCGAAACGCGTGCAGTTCGATCATCGCCTCGCAGCGATCGGCTTCGACCCGGCCCAGGTCGCGCGGATGCGCTGCCCGATCGGTGTCGAAGGCATCATCGACAAGGCACCTGAAGTGATCGCGATCTCGGTGGCGGCGCAATTGCTGCAGGCCGTCGAGGCAAACGCGAATGCGTCCGCACAGGCTTCCCCTACCTACTGA
- a CDS encoding disulfide bond formation protein B, whose amino-acid sequence MNDYTLAIRRERRLLMLLGWVCIALLAGALYLQYVKNEDPCPLCIIQRYFFCAIGIFAFLAAGIRNWRGVWVLELLIAIAAAGGVGTAARHLTIQMNPGFSCGFDTLQPIVDSLPPAQWFPGMFKVAGLCETVYPPIFGILLPGWSLIGFAVILIAVVASLWRHRRKLVG is encoded by the coding sequence ATGAACGACTACACGCTCGCCATCCGCCGCGAACGCCGCCTGCTGATGCTGCTCGGATGGGTGTGCATCGCCCTGCTGGCCGGTGCGCTGTACCTGCAGTACGTGAAGAACGAAGATCCGTGCCCGCTGTGCATCATCCAGCGCTACTTCTTCTGCGCGATCGGGATCTTCGCGTTCCTGGCCGCCGGGATCCGCAACTGGCGCGGCGTCTGGGTGCTCGAGCTGCTGATCGCGATCGCCGCGGCCGGCGGCGTCGGTACGGCCGCACGGCACCTGACGATCCAGATGAATCCGGGCTTCAGCTGCGGCTTCGACACGCTGCAGCCGATCGTCGACAGCCTGCCGCCCGCGCAGTGGTTCCCCGGCATGTTCAAGGTCGCCGGGCTGTGTGAAACCGTCTACCCGCCGATCTTCGGCATCCTGCTGCCCGGCTGGTCGCTGATCGGCTTCGCCGTGATCCTGATCGCGGTCGTCGCGAGCCTCTGGCGCCATCGCCGCAAGCTCGTGGGCTGA
- a CDS encoding amidase translates to MTTFTPFPPLAQLAADLAAGRTTSRALVDTALDRIADPSGQGAVVFTEVDADNARAAADAHDRLRAASTVLSPLAGIPVSVKDLFDVAGQVTRAGSRVLDGAPAARTDAVAVARLKRAGAVLVGRTNMSEFAFSGLGLNPHFGHPRSPYHRDVPGDARISGGSSSGAAASVADGMAAVALGTDTGGSIRIPAALCGLTGFKPTASRIPTQGGVPLSTTLDSFGPIGLTVACCALVDRMLAGLEPHVPAARPLEGVRLGVLTNYVTDGVDADVAAALDAALKHLEAAGAIVTEVRFPALDRLPDVNRFGFSPIEAYAWHRPLLAKHRDQYDPRVLTRILKGEPATAADYLDLLAARAAMLDEAAHTVWARFDALVAPTVPVVPPRIAELETDDAAFTRTNALILRNPSAFNFLDACALSLPCHPRDAAPVGLMLAAAPHRDDALLAIGQAVEAVLNTIR, encoded by the coding sequence ATGACCACTTTCACGCCCTTCCCCCCGCTCGCCCAGCTCGCCGCCGACCTCGCCGCCGGCCGGACCACGAGCCGCGCACTCGTCGATACCGCGCTCGACCGGATCGCCGATCCGTCGGGCCAGGGTGCGGTCGTCTTCACCGAAGTCGATGCCGACAACGCGCGCGCGGCCGCCGACGCGCATGACCGGCTGCGCGCCGCCAGCACCGTGCTGTCGCCGCTCGCGGGCATTCCCGTGTCGGTCAAGGACCTGTTCGACGTCGCGGGCCAGGTGACGCGCGCGGGTTCGCGCGTGCTCGACGGCGCGCCGGCCGCCCGCACCGATGCGGTCGCCGTCGCGCGGCTCAAGCGCGCGGGCGCGGTGCTGGTCGGCCGCACCAACATGAGCGAGTTCGCGTTCTCGGGGCTCGGGCTGAATCCGCACTTCGGCCATCCGCGCTCGCCATACCACCGCGACGTGCCGGGCGACGCGCGGATCTCCGGCGGCTCGTCGTCCGGCGCCGCCGCGTCCGTCGCCGACGGGATGGCCGCCGTCGCGCTCGGCACCGACACCGGCGGCTCGATCCGCATTCCGGCCGCGCTGTGCGGGCTGACGGGCTTCAAGCCGACCGCCAGCCGGATCCCGACACAAGGCGGCGTGCCGCTGTCGACGACGCTCGACTCGTTCGGCCCGATCGGCCTGACGGTCGCGTGCTGCGCGCTCGTCGACCGAATGCTCGCGGGCCTCGAACCGCACGTGCCGGCCGCCCGGCCGCTCGAAGGCGTGCGGCTCGGCGTGCTGACGAACTATGTGACGGACGGTGTCGATGCCGACGTCGCGGCCGCGCTCGACGCCGCGCTCAAGCATCTCGAAGCGGCCGGCGCGATCGTCACCGAAGTGCGTTTCCCGGCGCTCGACCGGCTGCCGGACGTCAACCGCTTCGGCTTTTCGCCGATCGAGGCCTACGCGTGGCATCGCCCGCTGCTCGCCAAGCACCGCGACCAGTACGACCCGCGCGTGCTCACGCGGATCCTGAAGGGCGAACCCGCGACCGCGGCCGACTATCTTGACCTGCTCGCCGCACGCGCGGCGATGCTCGACGAAGCCGCCCACACGGTCTGGGCGCGCTTCGATGCACTCGTCGCGCCGACGGTGCCGGTCGTGCCGCCGCGCATCGCCGAACTCGAAACGGACGACGCCGCGTTCACACGCACCAACGCGCTGATCCTGCGCAACCCGAGCGCGTTCAACTTCCTCGACGCGTGCGCGCTGTCGCTGCCCTGCCATCCGCGCGACGCGGCGCCGGTCGGCCTGATGCTCGCGGCCGCACCGCATCGCGACGACGCGCTGCTCGCGATCGGCCAGGCGGTCGAGGCCGTGCTGAACACGATCCGCTGA
- a CDS encoding GntR family transcriptional regulator translates to MNAPTDVTLERPAAPAGSLADRAYTLIQRDIITMRLKPGAALNEADLVARTSIGRTPVHQAVHRLVLEGLLSVMPRKGLMVQPLSLDDIVAVIDVRRINEAHCAELAARHATPDDLARLAALLDAGQACVDTHNVEGMMELDRAFHQAIATAARNAVLADILRALHERSLRFWFVTLSEPHHLADVQHEHRELFDRLSARDAAGARAAVESHIDSFRSTLLQHLRP, encoded by the coding sequence ATGAATGCCCCGACCGATGTCACCCTCGAGCGCCCAGCCGCACCGGCAGGCAGCCTCGCCGACCGCGCGTACACGCTGATCCAGCGCGACATCATCACGATGCGCCTGAAGCCCGGCGCCGCCCTCAACGAAGCCGACCTCGTCGCCCGCACCAGCATCGGCCGCACACCAGTGCACCAGGCCGTGCATCGGCTCGTGCTCGAAGGGCTGCTGTCCGTGATGCCGCGCAAGGGATTGATGGTGCAGCCGCTGTCGCTCGACGACATCGTCGCGGTGATCGACGTGAGGCGCATCAACGAAGCGCATTGCGCGGAACTCGCCGCGCGCCATGCGACCCCCGACGATCTCGCGCGCCTGGCCGCGCTGCTCGACGCCGGGCAGGCGTGCGTCGACACGCACAACGTCGAAGGCATGATGGAACTCGACCGCGCGTTCCATCAGGCGATCGCCACGGCCGCGCGCAATGCGGTGCTTGCCGACATCCTGCGCGCGCTGCACGAGCGCTCGCTGCGCTTCTGGTTCGTCACGCTGTCCGAACCCCACCATCTCGCCGACGTCCAGCACGAGCATCGCGAACTGTTCGATCGGCTATCCGCGCGTGACGCCGCCGGCGCGCGCGCGGCCGTCGAAAGCCATATCGATTCGTTCCGCTCCACGCTTCTTCAACATCTTCGCCCCTGA
- a CDS encoding DUF2968 domain-containing protein, translating to MAFRNFSPARCATWIVALAACAQAGAAWSADATAPAAGTRPAVTSLRGDAAASNAAATDAAAQGNVAELTQMLHDGRIVEMRTTYNGSYGASLMLDPREMTYYVALFQDKHLWRVIRSQEKNRAEMVYANFVQQTVQLADIEIRRTELEAQKAFLERVIALQANRAQQLQADLSVARSQQAEVAQRQRSAQEQAQALQVEKRAAQLQLRDLQEQVRQLEKQTETGLPAHK from the coding sequence TTGGCTTTCCGAAATTTTTCCCCTGCACGATGCGCGACGTGGATCGTTGCGCTGGCTGCCTGCGCGCAAGCGGGCGCGGCCTGGTCCGCCGACGCGACCGCGCCCGCCGCCGGCACGCGTCCGGCGGTCACGAGCCTGCGCGGCGACGCGGCGGCATCCAATGCGGCTGCGACGGATGCGGCCGCGCAAGGCAACGTCGCCGAGCTGACGCAGATGCTGCACGATGGCCGCATCGTCGAGATGCGTACGACGTACAACGGCAGCTACGGTGCGAGCCTGATGCTCGATCCGCGCGAGATGACGTACTACGTCGCGCTGTTCCAGGACAAGCACCTGTGGCGCGTGATCCGGTCGCAGGAAAAGAATCGCGCGGAGATGGTGTACGCGAACTTCGTTCAGCAGACCGTACAACTTGCCGACATCGAGATCCGCCGTACCGAGCTGGAGGCGCAGAAGGCGTTTCTCGAGCGGGTGATCGCGCTGCAGGCGAATCGTGCGCAGCAGTTGCAGGCCGACCTGAGCGTTGCGCGCAGCCAGCAGGCTGAAGTCGCGCAGCGGCAGCGTTCGGCGCAGGAGCAGGCGCAAGCGCTGCAGGTCGAGAAGCGGGCCGCGCAGTTGCAGCTGCGCGATCTGCAGGAGCAGGTGCGACAGCTCGAGAAGCAGACCGAGACAGGGCTGCCCGCGCACAAGTAA
- a CDS encoding MFS transporter: MSTASHAIAQESKVRTVFRVVSGNFLEMYDFMVYGYYASAIAKTYFPSGNAFASLMLSLSVFGAGFLMRPVGAIVLGAYIDHHGRRKGLILTLGLMAIGTLAVAAIPGYATIGVLAPVLVLLGRLLQGFSAGVELGGVSVYLSEIATKGHKGFYTSWQSGSQQVAVVFAALVGVLLNRVLPAEEMTAWGWRIPFLIGCLIVPFLFLIRRSLKETDEFLAKRHRPTMGEIMRSMLDNWGIVVAGMGMVIMTTVSFYMITAYTPTFGKEVLHLSSLDALVVTVCVGISNLVWLPLSGALSDRIGRRPVLIAFTVLTLLTAYPAVLWLVGDPSFLRLLAVELWLSFLYASYNGAMVVALTEVMPADVRTAGFSLAYSLATTIGGFTPAISTLLIHQTGNKAAPGLWLSVAAICGLIATLVLYRTPEARNQYKAA; this comes from the coding sequence ATGTCCACAGCGTCACACGCCATCGCGCAGGAATCCAAAGTCCGCACCGTATTCCGGGTCGTCAGCGGCAACTTCCTGGAAATGTACGACTTCATGGTCTACGGCTATTACGCGTCGGCCATCGCGAAAACCTACTTTCCGAGCGGCAACGCATTCGCGTCGCTGATGCTGTCGCTGTCGGTGTTCGGCGCGGGCTTCCTGATGCGGCCGGTCGGCGCGATCGTGCTCGGCGCGTACATTGACCATCACGGCCGCCGCAAGGGGCTGATCCTGACGCTCGGGCTGATGGCGATCGGCACGCTCGCGGTGGCCGCGATACCGGGCTATGCGACGATCGGCGTGCTCGCGCCGGTGCTCGTGCTGCTCGGCCGGCTGCTGCAGGGCTTCTCGGCCGGCGTCGAACTCGGCGGCGTGTCGGTCTACCTGTCGGAGATCGCGACGAAGGGGCACAAGGGGTTCTATACGTCGTGGCAGTCGGGCAGCCAGCAGGTGGCCGTCGTGTTCGCCGCGCTCGTCGGCGTGCTGCTGAACCGCGTACTGCCGGCCGAGGAGATGACCGCGTGGGGCTGGCGCATTCCGTTCCTGATCGGCTGCCTGATCGTGCCGTTCCTGTTCCTGATCCGCCGTTCGCTGAAGGAGACCGACGAATTCCTCGCGAAGCGTCATCGTCCGACGATGGGCGAGATCATGCGCTCGATGCTCGACAACTGGGGCATCGTGGTGGCGGGCATGGGGATGGTAATCATGACGACGGTGTCGTTCTACATGATCACCGCCTATACGCCGACGTTCGGCAAGGAAGTGCTGCACCTGTCGTCGCTCGACGCGCTCGTCGTAACCGTCTGCGTGGGGATCTCGAATCTCGTGTGGCTGCCGCTGTCCGGTGCGTTGTCCGACCGCATCGGCCGCCGCCCGGTGCTGATCGCGTTCACCGTGCTGACGCTGTTGACGGCTTACCCGGCCGTGCTGTGGCTCGTCGGCGATCCGTCGTTCCTGCGGTTGCTCGCGGTCGAGCTGTGGCTGTCGTTCCTGTACGCGTCGTACAACGGGGCGATGGTCGTCGCGTTGACCGAAGTGATGCCGGCCGACGTGCGCACGGCCGGGTTCTCGCTCGCATACAGCCTGGCGACGACGATCGGCGGCTTCACGCCCGCGATCTCGACGCTGCTGATTCATCAGACCGGGAACAAGGCGGCGCCGGGGCTGTGGCTGAGCGTTGCCGCGATTTGCGGACTGATCGCGACACTCGTGCTGTATCGCACGCCCGAGGCGCGCAACCAGTACAAGGCGGCCTGA
- a CDS encoding tetratricopeptide repeat protein — MDSAFDRAYAAHRAGRLAEAEHGYRNALASNPADADALHLFGVLRHQQGQHAEAADLVGRAVALRPGDAALQLNLGNALKALGRLDEAVDRFRNALTLAPEFPLAHYNLGNAYAALQRHDDAIDAFSRALRLTPDDASIHNNLGNALNALGRHDDALAAFHRALELRPGHAGAHNNLAMALNAMGHADDAIAHFQAAIAAQPRFVAAHFNLGNTFDAVGRHAEAAAAFEAALALHPPFPLALFGLANALSAQARHRDALPYYERAVGLDPSFSLAWLNLGNAHHALGAHEMALRAFDQALRVAPDLTLARLHRAVTLLTLGDFTRGLPAYEARHDTPGATPLGTLPRWQGEPIASRTLLIRAEQGFGDTLQFVRFVPLARARCARVVLEVQPELVALLAPAASRWRVTLVALGAAKPPAADVACTLMSLPFLLGLQTEEDIVASSRYLDTPDGAGRRFRGSLGGQSKRKFGLAWSGRRQAQENRSMPFDALAPLLALPDIDWIVLQPALDDDERAHVDAHPRVHRLDGRLNDFADTAALIERLDGVVTIDTAVAHLAGALGKPLWVMLPFAPDWRWFTGDDCPWYPQARLARQPAPGEWLDVAVEVAGMLREA, encoded by the coding sequence ATGGATTCCGCATTCGACCGGGCGTATGCCGCACACCGCGCGGGCCGCCTCGCCGAGGCCGAGCACGGCTATCGCAACGCGCTCGCCTCCAATCCCGCCGACGCCGACGCGCTGCATCTGTTCGGCGTGCTGCGGCACCAGCAGGGCCAGCACGCCGAGGCAGCCGATCTCGTCGGCCGCGCCGTCGCGCTGCGGCCGGGCGATGCCGCGCTGCAGCTCAACCTCGGCAACGCGCTGAAGGCGCTCGGTCGGCTCGACGAAGCGGTCGACCGGTTCCGCAACGCGCTGACGCTCGCGCCCGAATTTCCGCTCGCGCACTACAACCTCGGCAACGCGTATGCGGCGCTGCAGCGCCACGACGATGCGATCGATGCGTTCAGCCGTGCGCTCCGGCTCACGCCCGACGATGCATCGATCCATAACAATCTCGGCAACGCGCTGAACGCGCTCGGCCGCCACGACGACGCGCTCGCCGCGTTCCATCGTGCGCTCGAGCTGCGGCCCGGGCATGCGGGGGCGCACAACAATCTTGCGATGGCGCTGAACGCAATGGGCCACGCGGACGACGCGATCGCGCACTTCCAGGCCGCGATCGCCGCGCAGCCACGCTTCGTCGCCGCCCATTTCAATCTCGGCAACACGTTCGATGCGGTCGGCCGGCATGCCGAGGCGGCGGCTGCGTTCGAAGCCGCGCTCGCGCTCCATCCGCCGTTTCCGCTCGCGCTGTTCGGGCTCGCGAACGCACTGAGCGCGCAGGCACGCCACCGCGACGCGCTACCCTACTACGAGCGCGCCGTCGGTCTCGATCCGTCGTTCAGCCTGGCCTGGCTGAACCTCGGCAACGCACATCACGCACTCGGTGCGCACGAGATGGCGCTGCGCGCATTCGACCAGGCGCTGCGCGTCGCACCCGATCTCACGCTGGCGCGGCTGCACCGCGCGGTCACGCTGCTGACGCTCGGCGATTTCACGCGCGGCCTGCCCGCCTACGAAGCGCGCCACGACACGCCGGGCGCGACGCCGCTCGGCACGCTGCCGCGCTGGCAAGGCGAGCCGATTGCATCGCGCACGCTGCTGATCCGCGCGGAACAGGGCTTCGGCGACACACTGCAGTTCGTCCGCTTCGTGCCGCTCGCCCGCGCCCGCTGCGCGCGCGTCGTGCTCGAAGTCCAGCCGGAACTCGTTGCGCTGCTGGCGCCCGCCGCGTCGCGCTGGCGCGTGACGCTCGTCGCGCTGGGCGCCGCGAAACCGCCTGCCGCGGATGTCGCATGCACGCTGATGAGCCTGCCGTTCCTGCTCGGGCTTCAGACGGAAGAGGACATCGTCGCGAGCTCGCGCTACCTCGATACGCCCGACGGCGCCGGCAGGCGCTTTCGCGGCTCGCTCGGCGGGCAGTCGAAGCGCAAGTTCGGCCTCGCATGGTCGGGGCGCCGGCAGGCGCAGGAAAACCGCTCGATGCCGTTCGACGCGCTCGCGCCGCTGCTCGCGCTGCCGGATATCGACTGGATCGTGCTGCAACCCGCACTCGACGACGACGAACGCGCGCACGTCGACGCGCATCCGCGCGTGCACCGGCTCGACGGCCGCCTGAACGACTTTGCCGACACGGCCGCGCTGATCGAGCGGCTCGACGGCGTCGTCACGATCGATACGGCAGTCGCGCACCTTGCCGGCGCGCTCGGCAAGCCGCTGTGGGTCATGCTGCCGTTCGCGCCCGACTGGCGCTGGTTTACCGGCGACGACTGCCCGTGGTATCCGCAGGCCAGGCTCGCCCGCCAGCCCGCGCCGGGCGAATGGCTCGATGTGGCGGTCGAAGTCGCCGGCATGCTGCGCGAAGCCTGA